In Babesia microti strain RI chromosome IV, complete genome, the sequence tcgATTGTTTATGGTGTCTGGGCCACTGGCCCTGCAAATACCAAAAGATTTGCTGACGCATTTGCGGAAAGTGATCACGTCATTATTGTATTTTCTGGAAATGAGAGTGGCGGAATTCAAGGATATGTTAGAGTAATGACGCCAcctattgaaaatttgtacAAGGGAATTTGGGGAAACATATCATCCAGATTGGGTCATAATTTCCGTGTCAAGTGGGTTAGACAGTGCTCATTAGACTTTTCAAAGGTAAACAATATTCACAATCCGTTAAATGACAATTTGCCACTAAAAAAGTCTCGTGATGGCACGGAGCTACCGCTTGTTGTATGCCAACAGGTATGCAATGCCATATGCAATGCTCCGCAGATAGATTTACTTAAAGGTATTAAAATAGCAAATTTAGGCACACCCTTTGAGCACTGGGACAAAATAAATCATGAGACTTATTTTGACGAACTTCTACGGAAGAATCAGTTGTTTACTTCAGTGGGATTGCCATACACTCCTCTATACTGACCTAGAATatgattgtaaaattaattcgTGTTATCGCACAATTTATACCACACTTACTGGGATAAAGTTAGGATAGATGAGCATCCAAAAGATGATTGTGAGTGTAATATCACTAGTAATTcgtataatatatactatatgTATCTCATAGACACAGTATTTAGATATTCGTATGGGTCTATGCGATCAATGTCTCCAGTAATTATTTGGTATGATAgcattgatgaatttgggGTTCTGGCTGACGAAGCACAAAATGACCTTTCTATACTCATCTTCAGCGCTTCTTGGTGACCAAATGCGAGTGATGCACGCTTTAGACGTTCCTTTTCCTGAGAatagtaattttttttatcaatacAATCAAAAACGTGTTTTATACTCTGTGATTTTAAGGTTTCTACTTTGTGTGTTTCAAGAGATACATTAGGCAAA encodes:
- a CDS encoding hypothetical protein (overlaps_old_locusTagID:BBM_III07745); translation: MNEHYIHTVPVNDLPNVSLETHKVETLKSQSIKHVFDCIDKKNYYSQEKERLKRASLAFGHQEALKMSIERSFCASSARTPNSSMLSYQIITGDIDRIDPYEYLNTVSMRYI